A region from the Streptosporangium sp. NBC_01756 genome encodes:
- a CDS encoding phosphomannomutase/phosphoglucomutase, translated as MGDLAKIFKAYDVRGVVPDEFDEETAEAVGAAFVEVTGAGTAVVAHDMRASSAPLAAAFARGVTSRGADVVHAGLGSTDLLYYASGSLALPGVMFTASHNPARYNGMKMCRAGAVPIGGDTGLAEIRDRAAELLKSGVGGGDGGGTVSAQDLLRGYADHLRTLVDLSGIRPLKVVVDAGNGMGGHTVPVVFEGLPLETTELYFELDGTFPNHEANPIEPENLRDLQKAVLDTGADIGLAFDGDADRCWVVDERGESVSPSTITALVAARELAKHPGAVVIHNLITSRSVPEIIAEHGGRPVRTRVGHSFIKAEMARTGAVFGGEHSAHYYFRDFWSADSGMLAALHVLAALGEQDRPLSEILADYARYAASGEINSTVADQAEATARVRRTFAGRDGVTFDELDGMTVSGPGWWFNLRPSNTEPLLRLNAEAADEIQMAAIRDEVLAVVRS; from the coding sequence GTGGGTGACCTCGCCAAGATCTTCAAGGCGTACGACGTCCGAGGCGTCGTGCCGGACGAGTTCGACGAGGAGACCGCGGAGGCGGTCGGCGCGGCCTTCGTGGAGGTGACCGGCGCCGGGACCGCCGTGGTGGCCCACGACATGCGCGCCTCCTCGGCGCCGCTGGCCGCGGCCTTCGCCCGCGGGGTGACCTCACGCGGGGCCGACGTCGTCCATGCCGGACTGGGCTCCACCGACCTGCTCTACTACGCCAGCGGCAGCCTCGCCCTGCCCGGCGTGATGTTCACCGCGAGCCACAACCCCGCCCGGTACAACGGCATGAAGATGTGCCGGGCCGGCGCCGTGCCGATCGGCGGCGACACCGGTCTGGCCGAGATCCGCGACCGGGCGGCCGAGCTCCTGAAGTCCGGGGTCGGCGGCGGCGACGGCGGCGGGACCGTCTCCGCACAAGACCTGCTACGGGGCTATGCCGACCACCTGCGCACGCTGGTCGACCTGTCCGGCATCCGGCCGCTGAAGGTCGTGGTGGACGCGGGCAACGGCATGGGCGGCCACACCGTCCCGGTGGTGTTCGAGGGGCTCCCGCTGGAGACGACCGAGCTCTACTTCGAGCTTGACGGCACCTTCCCCAACCACGAGGCCAACCCGATCGAGCCGGAGAATCTGCGCGACCTGCAGAAGGCCGTCCTCGACACCGGTGCCGACATCGGCCTGGCCTTCGACGGCGACGCCGACCGCTGCTGGGTCGTCGACGAGCGTGGCGAGTCGGTCTCCCCCTCCACGATCACCGCGCTGGTCGCGGCGCGCGAGCTGGCCAAGCACCCCGGTGCCGTGGTCATCCACAACCTGATCACCTCGCGGAGCGTCCCGGAGATCATCGCCGAGCATGGCGGGCGTCCGGTCCGCACCCGGGTGGGCCACTCGTTCATCAAGGCCGAGATGGCCAGGACCGGTGCCGTCTTCGGCGGCGAGCACTCGGCCCACTACTACTTCAGGGACTTCTGGTCCGCCGACTCCGGCATGCTGGCCGCGCTGCACGTGCTGGCCGCGCTGGGCGAGCAGGACCGGCCCCTGTCGGAGATCCTCGCGGACTACGCCCGCTACGCGGCCTCCGGAGAGATCAACAGCACGGTCGCCGACCAGGCGGAGGCGACGGCGCGGGTGCGCCGGACGTTCGCCGGCCGCGACGGTGTCACCTTCGACGAACTGGACGGCATGACCGTGTCCGGACCCGGATGGTGGTTCAACCTTCGCCCGTCCAACACCGAGCCGCTGCTCAGGCTTAACGCCGAAGCGGCTGACGAGATTCAGATGGCAGCGATCAGGGACGAAGTTCTCGCTGTCGTGAGGAGCTGA
- a CDS encoding Trm112 family protein, whose product MKIDDWLLEILACPNCKSPLRAEPEVDELFCTSASCGLVYPVRDDIPVLLVDEARKS is encoded by the coding sequence ATGAAGATCGACGACTGGCTGCTGGAGATCCTGGCCTGTCCCAACTGCAAGTCCCCCCTGCGCGCCGAGCCCGAAGTGGACGAGCTGTTCTGCACCTCCGCCTCCTGCGGCCTGGTGTATCCGGTCCGGGACGACATCCCGGTGCTGCTGGTCGACGAGGCGCGGAAGTCGTGA
- a CDS encoding bifunctional phosphoglucose/phosphomannose isomerase: MSWEPDRLDDPERLAGGDPSGMLRAVAASAAQIRTAYRATRETDLSALVGGGRPRALVVAGMGGSGIAGDILNAVCGHGAPLPVVTVRSYRLPGWVGSTDVVIAVSCSGRTEETLAMAMEAVRRGCRLLAVGAPDSPLQAIARQAGAPFVPVTSGGQPRAALWELSVPPVVVAAELGLIKVDDEVYENVAGRLEEIAHRCRPASESFINPGKSLAMEMAETVPMIWGSSPLAAVAAYRWACQLNENGKYPAVWGEIPEVNHNQVVAFDGPLATRDIFAEESGRSLRLFVLRDVEEHPQVARRREVSVRLAEDRGVPVTQLAADGSHPLERLATLIGMGDYASTYLALGYGIDPTPVSTITELKARVSP; encoded by the coding sequence GTGAGCTGGGAGCCGGATCGGCTCGACGACCCCGAGCGGCTGGCCGGCGGCGATCCGTCGGGCATGCTGCGCGCGGTGGCCGCCTCGGCGGCGCAGATCCGCACCGCCTACCGCGCCACGCGCGAGACCGACCTGTCCGCGCTGGTCGGCGGTGGGCGGCCCCGGGCCCTCGTGGTCGCGGGTATGGGCGGTTCGGGCATCGCCGGTGACATCCTCAACGCGGTCTGCGGTCACGGCGCCCCGCTGCCGGTCGTGACCGTGCGGTCCTACCGGCTGCCCGGCTGGGTCGGCTCGACCGACGTGGTCATCGCGGTGTCGTGCTCGGGCAGGACCGAGGAGACACTCGCGATGGCGATGGAGGCCGTCCGCCGTGGCTGCCGTCTGCTCGCGGTGGGCGCGCCCGACTCCCCGTTGCAGGCGATCGCCAGGCAGGCGGGCGCGCCGTTCGTGCCCGTCACCTCCGGAGGGCAGCCGCGGGCCGCCCTCTGGGAGCTGTCGGTCCCGCCGGTCGTCGTCGCCGCCGAGCTCGGCCTGATCAAGGTGGACGACGAGGTGTACGAGAACGTCGCCGGGCGCCTGGAGGAGATCGCGCACCGGTGCCGTCCGGCGAGTGAGTCGTTCATCAATCCGGGCAAGTCGCTGGCCATGGAGATGGCCGAGACCGTGCCGATGATCTGGGGATCCTCGCCGCTGGCCGCGGTCGCCGCCTACCGATGGGCCTGCCAGCTCAACGAGAACGGCAAATACCCGGCCGTCTGGGGCGAGATCCCGGAGGTCAACCACAACCAGGTGGTGGCGTTCGACGGCCCGCTGGCCACGCGCGACATCTTCGCCGAGGAGAGCGGGCGGTCGTTGCGGCTGTTCGTGCTCCGCGACGTCGAGGAGCATCCGCAGGTGGCGCGACGGCGCGAGGTGTCGGTACGGCTGGCGGAGGACAGGGGGGTCCCGGTCACCCAGCTCGCCGCCGACGGGTCACATCCGCTGGAGCGGCTCGCGACATTGATCGGCATGGGCGACTACGCGAGTACGTACCTCGCGCTGGGGTACGGGATCGACCCGACCCCTGTGTCGACCATCACAGAACTGAAGGCGAGAGTTTCCCCATAG
- a CDS encoding cation diffusion facilitator family transporter, translated as MSAGGGTKAIIAALSANLAIAVAKFVAFLITTSSSMLAESIHSLADSGNQVLLLVGGKRAARKRTPEHPFGYGRERYFYAFVVAVVLFTIGALFSLYEGWHKISDPHPVETPIVAFGVLIFAIIAEGFSFRTAIKESNTVRGDQSWVQFIRRSKSPELPVIVLEDLGALIGLVLALAGVSMAVVTGDGVWDGVGTMAIGVLLAVIAVILAVETKSLLIGEGAGPEVEKQIREALEGTPEVARIIHMRTLHLGPEEILVAAKIAVDHDDTATEVARGIDEAEQRIRAAVPTARIIYLEPDLDRSRVNGSA; from the coding sequence GTGAGCGCGGGCGGCGGTACCAAGGCGATCATTGCGGCATTATCGGCGAACCTCGCGATCGCGGTGGCCAAGTTCGTGGCCTTCCTGATCACGACGTCCTCGTCGATGCTCGCCGAGTCGATCCACTCCCTGGCAGACTCGGGCAACCAGGTGTTGCTGCTGGTCGGAGGGAAGCGGGCGGCGCGGAAACGGACCCCCGAGCACCCGTTCGGCTATGGCCGGGAGCGCTATTTCTACGCTTTCGTCGTGGCGGTGGTGCTTTTCACGATCGGTGCGCTGTTCTCTCTTTACGAGGGCTGGCACAAGATCAGTGATCCGCACCCGGTGGAGACGCCCATTGTGGCCTTCGGGGTGCTGATCTTCGCGATCATCGCCGAGGGTTTCTCCTTCCGTACGGCGATCAAGGAGTCCAACACGGTCCGCGGCGACCAGTCCTGGGTGCAGTTCATCCGCAGGTCCAAGTCGCCGGAACTACCGGTGATCGTCCTGGAGGACCTGGGCGCGCTGATCGGCCTGGTGCTCGCGCTGGCCGGTGTGTCCATGGCGGTGGTCACCGGTGACGGCGTCTGGGACGGCGTCGGCACGATGGCGATCGGTGTCCTGCTCGCCGTCATCGCGGTCATCCTCGCGGTCGAGACCAAGTCGCTGCTGATCGGTGAGGGCGCGGGTCCGGAGGTCGAGAAGCAGATCCGCGAGGCCCTGGAGGGCACGCCCGAGGTCGCCCGGATCATCCACATGCGCACGCTCCACCTGGGCCCGGAGGAGATCCTGGTCGCCGCCAAGATCGCGGTCGACCACGACGACACGGCCACCGAGGTGGCCCGCGGGATCGACGAGGCCGAGCAGCGCATCCGCGCCGCCGTCCCGACCGCCCGCATCATCTACCTGGAGCCGGACCTCGACAGGTCCAGGGTCAACGGCTCGGCCTGA
- a CDS encoding MerR family DNA-binding transcriptional regulator, with protein MRITEAAERLGMSPRMLRYREALGLLPPIREQGSHRRFGPEELSAVAQGVELEKRFDISPAELAFALRVMSEPAVAQAVRELGLRIGRLQAPRRALDFEKEKALRLLQGRS; from the coding sequence ATGCGGATCACCGAGGCCGCCGAACGGCTGGGCATGTCGCCCCGCATGCTCCGCTACCGCGAGGCGCTCGGCCTGCTCCCACCAATCAGGGAGCAGGGCTCACACCGGCGTTTCGGCCCCGAGGAGCTGTCGGCCGTGGCCCAGGGTGTGGAGCTGGAGAAGCGGTTCGACATCTCCCCCGCCGAACTGGCCTTCGCCCTGCGGGTGATGAGCGAGCCCGCCGTCGCGCAGGCCGTACGGGAGCTGGGACTGCGGATCGGCCGCCTGCAGGCCCCGCGCCGGGCCCTGGACTTCGAGAAGGAGAAGGCGCTGCGCCTGCTCCAGGGCCGCTCCTGA
- the ahcY gene encoding adenosylhomocysteinase, translated as MDFKVADLSLADFGRKEIQLAEHEMPGLMAIRKEYAEAQPLAGAKIMGSLHMTIQTAVLIETLVALGAEVRWVSCNIFSTQDHAAAAVVVGPNGTVDAPQGVPVFAWKGETLEEYWWCTEQALVWPGGDGPNMILDDGGDATLLVHKGAEYEKAGAVPSAGENDAEEWKIILDLLRRTVTPEKKWTEVASRIKGVTEETTTGVHRLYEMFKAGSLLFPAINVNDSVTKSKFDNKYGCRHSVIDGLNRATDVLIGGKVAVVAGYGDVGKGCADALRGQGARVIVTEIDPICALQAAMDGFQVTTLDEVVGIADIFVTTTGNFDIITADHMAKMKHNAIVSNIGHFDNEIDMAGLAKIPGIVKTEIKPQVHTWTFSDGRQILVLAEGRLMNLGCATGHPSFVMSNSFTNQVIAQIELFTKTEQYPVGVYVLPKHLDEKVARLHLDALGVKLTKLTKAQAEYIGVDIEGPYKADHYRY; from the coding sequence ATGGACTTCAAGGTCGCCGACCTTTCGCTTGCGGACTTCGGTCGCAAGGAGATCCAGCTCGCCGAGCACGAGATGCCGGGCCTGATGGCCATCCGCAAGGAGTACGCGGAGGCCCAGCCGCTGGCCGGTGCGAAGATCATGGGCTCGCTGCACATGACCATCCAGACCGCCGTGCTCATCGAGACGCTGGTCGCGCTCGGCGCCGAGGTCCGCTGGGTGAGCTGCAACATCTTCTCCACCCAGGACCACGCCGCCGCGGCCGTCGTCGTCGGCCCGAACGGCACCGTCGACGCCCCGCAGGGCGTCCCGGTCTTCGCCTGGAAGGGCGAGACCCTGGAGGAGTACTGGTGGTGCACCGAGCAGGCACTGGTGTGGCCCGGCGGTGATGGCCCCAACATGATCCTCGACGACGGTGGCGACGCCACCCTGCTCGTCCACAAGGGCGCCGAGTACGAGAAGGCGGGCGCCGTCCCCAGCGCCGGCGAGAACGACGCGGAAGAGTGGAAGATCATCCTCGATCTGCTCCGCCGTACGGTCACCCCCGAGAAGAAGTGGACCGAGGTCGCCTCGCGCATCAAGGGCGTCACCGAGGAGACCACCACCGGTGTCCACCGCCTCTACGAGATGTTCAAGGCCGGTTCGCTGCTCTTCCCGGCGATCAACGTCAACGACTCGGTGACCAAGTCGAAGTTCGACAACAAGTACGGCTGCCGCCACTCGGTCATCGACGGCCTCAACCGCGCCACCGACGTGCTGATCGGCGGCAAGGTCGCGGTCGTGGCCGGTTACGGCGACGTCGGCAAGGGCTGCGCCGACGCGCTCCGGGGCCAGGGCGCCCGGGTCATCGTCACCGAGATCGACCCGATCTGCGCGCTCCAGGCCGCCATGGACGGCTTCCAGGTGACCACCCTGGACGAGGTCGTCGGCATCGCCGACATCTTCGTCACCACGACCGGCAACTTCGACATCATCACCGCCGACCACATGGCGAAGATGAAGCACAACGCCATCGTGTCCAACATCGGCCACTTCGACAACGAGATCGACATGGCCGGGCTGGCGAAGATCCCAGGCATCGTCAAGACCGAGATCAAGCCGCAGGTGCACACCTGGACCTTCTCCGACGGCCGCCAGATCCTGGTGCTCGCCGAGGGCCGCCTGATGAACCTGGGCTGCGCCACCGGCCACCCCTCGTTCGTCATGTCCAACTCCTTCACCAACCAGGTGATCGCCCAGATCGAGCTGTTCACCAAGACCGAGCAGTACCCGGTCGGCGTCTACGTGCTGCCCAAGCACCTGGACGAGAAGGTCGCCCGCCTCCACCTCGACGCCCTCGGCGTGAAACTCACCAAGCTCACCAAGGCGCAGGCGGAATACATCGGCGTGGACATCGAGGGCCCTTACAAGGCCGACCACTACCGCTACTGA
- a CDS encoding adenosylhomocysteinase: protein MPVLTAIGERFAAERPLDGLRIAACLHVTAETAVLMGALKAGGAEIALAASNPLSTQDDVAAALGDYGVAVHALAGVNRETYYRHIHRALDIRPDLVLDDGCDLVNILHTERTELLETVSGGCEETTTGIIRLRQMAAEQALRFPVVAVNDTRTKRMFDNRYGTGQSTVDGIMRATNTLLAGKTVVVAGFGYCGRGVAERAKGLGARVVVTEIDPVKALDATLQGYDVQTMASAARSGDVFVTVTGNRDVIRGEHLAVMKDGAILANAGHFDVEIDVRALDELAQAVHPGVRPNTDEYVLADGRRLLLLAEGRLVNLTAAEGHPAAVMDMSFSAQALAVAWLARERAGLAPGVYDVPQEVDVEVARLKLAAAGIEVDTLSSDQERYLHSWRVGS, encoded by the coding sequence ATGCCGGTGCTCACCGCCATCGGTGAGCGGTTCGCGGCCGAGCGGCCCCTGGACGGACTCCGGATCGCCGCGTGCCTGCACGTGACCGCCGAGACCGCGGTGCTCATGGGCGCGCTGAAGGCGGGCGGGGCCGAGATCGCCCTGGCCGCTTCCAACCCGCTGTCCACCCAGGACGACGTCGCCGCCGCGCTGGGTGACTACGGCGTCGCCGTGCACGCGCTGGCCGGGGTGAACAGGGAGACCTACTACCGCCACATCCACCGGGCGCTCGACATCCGCCCGGACCTCGTCCTCGACGACGGCTGCGACCTGGTCAACATCCTGCACACCGAGCGGACCGAGCTGCTGGAGACGGTCTCCGGGGGATGCGAGGAGACCACGACCGGCATCATCCGGCTCCGGCAGATGGCCGCGGAACAGGCGCTGAGGTTCCCGGTCGTGGCGGTCAACGACACCCGGACCAAGCGGATGTTCGACAACCGGTACGGCACCGGCCAGTCCACCGTCGACGGCATCATGCGCGCCACCAACACCCTGCTCGCCGGCAAGACCGTGGTGGTCGCGGGGTTCGGCTACTGCGGCCGGGGGGTCGCCGAGCGGGCCAAGGGGCTGGGGGCGCGGGTGGTGGTCACCGAGATCGATCCGGTCAAGGCGCTGGACGCCACGTTGCAGGGGTACGACGTGCAGACCATGGCGAGCGCGGCCCGGAGCGGAGACGTGTTCGTCACGGTCACCGGCAACCGCGACGTGATCAGGGGCGAGCATCTGGCGGTCATGAAGGACGGCGCGATCCTGGCCAACGCCGGCCACTTCGACGTCGAGATAGACGTCCGGGCACTGGACGAGCTGGCGCAGGCCGTACATCCCGGGGTGCGCCCCAACACCGACGAGTACGTTCTCGCCGACGGCCGCCGGCTCCTGCTGCTCGCCGAAGGCCGCCTGGTGAACCTGACGGCCGCGGAAGGGCATCCGGCCGCCGTCATGGACATGTCCTTCTCCGCCCAGGCGCTCGCGGTGGCGTGGCTGGCCCGCGAGCGGGCGGGGCTGGCGCCGGGTGTCTACGACGTGCCGCAGGAGGTCGACGTCGAGGTGGCGCGGCTCAAGCTGGCCGCCGCCGGTATCGAGGTGGACACCCTCAGCTCCGACCAGGAGAGGTATCTCCACTCCTGGCGGGTCGGCTCATAA
- a CDS encoding DUF305 domain-containing protein, producing MRVALVAVVAAATLCLGACSSGQAPTPQAQSTAPIIAPGRPGEAARTISPDEAATAVPAPTANAADVKYAQDMITHHRQAVDMAILAPSRAHSATLKGLASRIKDAQGPEIQYMTTWLRQQGQQVPDHHADHAGMPGMATPAQLEALKAARGKDFDRLFLTLMTAHHQGAVTMSEQVLVGGSHIKIEELANDVSATQNAEIRRMQEMQAAL from the coding sequence GTGCGCGTCGCGCTTGTCGCCGTGGTCGCCGCCGCCACCCTCTGCCTCGGTGCGTGCAGCTCCGGCCAGGCACCGACGCCGCAGGCGCAGTCGACCGCCCCGATCATCGCGCCCGGCAGACCGGGCGAGGCCGCCAGGACGATCAGTCCGGACGAGGCCGCCACGGCCGTACCCGCTCCCACCGCCAACGCGGCGGACGTGAAGTACGCGCAGGACATGATCACCCATCATCGGCAGGCCGTCGACATGGCGATCCTGGCTCCCTCACGGGCCCACTCGGCCACGCTCAAAGGACTCGCCTCGCGCATCAAGGACGCCCAGGGACCGGAGATCCAGTACATGACGACCTGGCTGCGGCAGCAGGGCCAGCAGGTGCCGGACCACCACGCCGACCACGCGGGCATGCCGGGCATGGCCACCCCCGCGCAGCTGGAGGCGCTCAAGGCCGCCAGGGGGAAGGACTTCGACCGGCTGTTCCTCACCTTGATGACCGCTCACCACCAGGGGGCGGTCACCATGTCCGAGCAGGTTCTGGTCGGCGGCTCGCACATCAAGATCGAAGAGCTGGCGAACGACGTCTCCGCCACCCAGAACGCCGAGATCCGCAGAATGCAGGAGATGCAGGCGGCGTTATGA
- a CDS encoding LVIVD repeat-containing protein: MFTPLRKGLTGRFLVVAGVAAVMALSSVPAQAADIPAPGEIVMSPNIEHVTNIPKPAELTDIHTDMAFQGDYAYVGNYTGFSIYDVRKPKKTSLVSSVICPGGQMDVAVYGNLLFGAVDSSRNNDSCSSTSQNASIKESWEGIRIFDISDKKNPKYVKAVETNCGSHTLTLLPGKGRDRRNAYLYISSYNPSASFPDCQPPHDLISIVKVPLDRPAEAAVVATPNLFPDGGNPGEPDKQYPDRTSATTGCHDITVFPEKNVAAGACMGEGILMDISDPVSPKVTATVRDDENFAFWHSATFNNAGTKVVFTDELGGGGAATCNETIGANRGANGYYDIVGGKLVFKGYFKIPRHQADTENCVAHNGSLIPVKGKDIMVQAWYQGGISVVDFTDSANPQEIAFFERGPDGTAPALSGGFWSAYYYNGYIYGSDFNLGLDVLKINDPRTNKAGGVKSDILNAQTQATYPERGHGHNG, from the coding sequence GTGTTCACCCCTCTCAGGAAGGGCCTGACCGGCCGGTTCCTGGTAGTAGCCGGTGTCGCGGCCGTGATGGCGCTGTCCTCGGTGCCCGCTCAGGCGGCCGACATCCCGGCGCCCGGTGAGATCGTCATGAGTCCGAACATCGAGCATGTGACCAATATCCCCAAGCCGGCCGAGCTGACCGACATCCACACCGATATGGCCTTCCAGGGCGACTACGCCTATGTCGGCAACTACACCGGTTTCTCGATCTACGACGTCCGCAAGCCGAAGAAGACCTCCCTGGTCAGCTCGGTGATCTGCCCCGGCGGGCAGATGGACGTGGCCGTCTACGGAAACCTGCTCTTCGGTGCCGTCGACTCCTCCCGCAACAACGACTCCTGCAGCAGCACCTCCCAGAATGCGTCGATCAAGGAGTCGTGGGAGGGCATCAGGATCTTCGACATCAGTGACAAGAAGAACCCGAAGTACGTCAAGGCGGTCGAGACCAACTGCGGTTCGCACACCCTGACGCTCCTGCCCGGCAAGGGCCGGGACCGGCGCAACGCCTACCTCTACATCTCCTCCTACAACCCGTCGGCGAGCTTCCCCGACTGCCAGCCGCCGCACGACCTGATCTCGATCGTCAAGGTGCCGCTGGACAGGCCCGCGGAGGCCGCGGTCGTCGCCACCCCGAACCTGTTCCCGGACGGCGGCAACCCCGGTGAGCCGGACAAGCAGTATCCCGACCGCACGTCGGCGACCACCGGCTGCCACGACATCACCGTCTTCCCGGAGAAGAACGTCGCCGCCGGAGCCTGCATGGGCGAGGGCATCCTGATGGACATCTCCGACCCGGTGAGCCCGAAGGTCACCGCGACGGTCCGGGACGACGAGAACTTCGCGTTCTGGCACTCGGCGACGTTCAACAACGCCGGCACCAAGGTCGTCTTCACCGACGAGCTCGGCGGCGGTGGCGCGGCCACCTGCAACGAGACGATCGGCGCGAATCGCGGCGCCAACGGCTACTACGACATCGTCGGCGGCAAGCTCGTCTTCAAGGGCTACTTCAAGATCCCGCGTCACCAGGCCGACACCGAGAACTGCGTCGCGCACAACGGCTCGCTGATCCCGGTCAAGGGCAAGGACATCATGGTCCAGGCCTGGTACCAGGGCGGCATCTCGGTGGTGGACTTCACCGACTCCGCCAACCCGCAGGAGATCGCCTTCTTCGAGCGCGGCCCCGACGGCACCGCCCCGGCGCTGAGCGGTGGATTCTGGTCCGCCTACTACTACAACGGCTACATCTACGGCAGTGACTTCAACCTGGGACTCGACGTCCTGAAGATCAACGACCCGCGGACCAACAAGGCCGGCGGCGTCAAGTCCGACATCCTGAACGCGCAGACTCAGGCCACCTACCCTGAGCGCGGCCACGGTCACAACGGCTGA
- a CDS encoding RDD family protein, with protein sequence MSDVVTGEAVVVEVRVAQLPSRVAALLIDLVVQGLTLLGASFLVGLLAFSADGALLAMIYIALTVLVIVGYPVIFETLSRGRSLGKLALGLRVVGDDGGPERFRQALFRGLAGVLEFWMLSGAPALISSLISEKGKRLGDVFAGTMVISERGPRQYGPPLEMPAPLAAWASTLELSRLPEDIAATARQYLMRWHDLSPAVQHEMGVRIATEMAAFVSPPSPPGVPPFAYLTAVLAERRRRDHLRLAHQAGARPEHHPAQPHQQASYSGQPFPAPSHQQASHPGQADPMSSPPPPMSAGPSSPPRPASTAGGFVPPA encoded by the coding sequence GTGTCCGATGTCGTAACCGGCGAGGCCGTTGTCGTCGAAGTCCGGGTCGCCCAGCTTCCGAGCAGGGTCGCGGCACTGCTCATCGACCTGGTGGTCCAGGGTCTGACGCTGCTCGGCGCGTCCTTCCTGGTCGGCCTCCTGGCCTTCAGCGCCGACGGGGCGCTGTTGGCCATGATCTACATCGCGCTCACCGTGCTCGTGATCGTCGGCTACCCGGTGATCTTCGAGACGCTCTCGCGCGGGCGCAGCCTCGGCAAGCTCGCCCTGGGTCTCCGGGTGGTCGGCGACGACGGCGGCCCGGAGCGGTTCCGGCAGGCCCTGTTCCGCGGACTGGCCGGAGTGCTGGAGTTCTGGATGCTCAGCGGCGCTCCCGCCCTGATCAGCTCGCTGATCTCCGAGAAGGGCAAACGGCTCGGCGACGTCTTCGCGGGCACCATGGTGATCTCCGAACGCGGCCCGCGGCAGTACGGCCCGCCGCTGGAGATGCCCGCGCCGCTCGCCGCGTGGGCGTCGACGCTGGAGCTGTCCCGGCTGCCCGAGGACATCGCCGCCACCGCCAGGCAATATCTCATGCGCTGGCACGACCTGTCCCCCGCCGTCCAGCACGAGATGGGCGTGCGCATCGCCACCGAGATGGCGGCCTTCGTCTCCCCGCCCTCGCCTCCGGGGGTGCCGCCGTTCGCCTACCTGACCGCCGTTCTGGCCGAGCGCCGCCGCCGTGACCACCTGCGGCTCGCACACCAGGCGGGCGCCCGGCCAGAACACCACCCGGCGCAGCCCCACCAGCAGGCGTCGTATTCGGGGCAGCCCTTCCCGGCACCGTCACACCAGCAGGCGTCCCACCCGGGGCAGGCCGATCCGATGTCCTCCCCACCGCCGCCCATGTCGGCCGGGCCGTCCTCGCCGCCGCGTCCCGCCTCCACCGCCGGCGGCTTCGTCCCGCCCGCCTGA
- a CDS encoding LacI family DNA-binding transcriptional regulator, whose protein sequence is MARIKDVAARAGVSVATVSRVLNDSPSVTEETRNRVYAVMRELNYVPNAVARSLRTEATRTLGLIIGDIVNPFFAELARAVEDAARAAGYTVIIGNADERSEEQDHYVRTLLEQRVDGLLICPTAEVTPLVEKVARSGEPLVFLDRTLPGVDVPSVRADGTDAIRALVAHLGELGHRRIAFISGPARLSTGRERTAAFLAAMAEHGLEIRPDYVQAGDFRSGSGRAITARLLDLPEPPEVIFAGDNLMTLGALDEIRARGLRIPDDVALASFDDAAWFPHVDSPITAISQPAAELGRLGVGVILDRLAGRPAGSVTLPARLVVRRSCGEGQSYGEERNGS, encoded by the coding sequence ATGGCACGCATCAAGGACGTGGCCGCGCGTGCGGGCGTCTCCGTCGCCACGGTCTCCCGTGTGCTGAACGACAGCCCGTCGGTGACGGAGGAGACCCGGAACCGGGTCTACGCCGTGATGAGAGAGCTCAACTACGTTCCCAACGCGGTCGCGCGCTCGCTGCGCACCGAGGCGACCAGGACCCTCGGATTGATCATCGGCGACATCGTCAACCCGTTCTTCGCGGAACTGGCCAGAGCGGTCGAGGACGCCGCCCGCGCGGCCGGTTACACGGTGATCATCGGCAATGCCGACGAGCGGTCCGAGGAGCAGGACCACTACGTGCGGACCCTCCTGGAACAGCGGGTGGACGGGCTGCTGATCTGCCCCACCGCCGAGGTCACGCCGCTGGTCGAGAAGGTCGCGCGCTCCGGCGAACCACTGGTCTTCCTGGACCGGACCCTTCCCGGAGTGGACGTGCCGTCGGTCCGGGCCGACGGCACCGACGCCATCAGGGCGCTGGTCGCCCATCTGGGAGAGCTCGGGCACCGGCGGATCGCCTTCATCTCGGGACCCGCCCGACTGTCCACCGGCAGGGAACGCACCGCGGCGTTCCTCGCGGCGATGGCCGAGCACGGCCTGGAGATCCGGCCGGACTACGTCCAGGCCGGTGACTTCCGCTCGGGAAGCGGCCGCGCGATCACCGCCAGGCTCCTCGACCTGCCGGAGCCGCCGGAAGTGATCTTCGCGGGTGACAACCTGATGACTCTCGGGGCGCTGGACGAGATACGGGCCCGCGGCCTGCGCATCCCCGACGACGTCGCCCTGGCGTCGTTCGACGACGCGGCCTGGTTCCCGCACGTGGACTCCCCGATAACCGCGATCAGCCAGCCCGCCGCCGAACTCGGCAGGTTGGGGGTGGGAGTCATCCTCGACCGCCTCGCCGGCCGCCCGGCCGGGTCGGTGACCCTCCCCGCCCGGCTGGTGGTCCGCCGGTCATGCGGGGAAGGTCAGTCATACGGGGAAGAAAGGAACGGCTCGTGA